The following proteins are encoded in a genomic region of Brachyspira pilosicoli:
- a CDS encoding type 1 glutamine amidotransferase domain-containing protein codes for MKALIITDNFFEDSELFYPYFRLLEEGIEVDIAALNKGEIKGEYFFKVEAKLDFSEVNPSNYKALIIPGGRAPEAIRGNENVKKIIKYFADNNLTIGAICHGQQTLISAKVLEGKDATCYIGIRDDLMNAKANYKDEKVVVCGNIVTSRCPDDLPYFTKEIIKKLK; via the coding sequence ATGAAAGCATTAATTATTACTGATAATTTTTTTGAAGATTCAGAATTATTTTACCCTTATTTTAGACTATTAGAAGAGGGCATTGAAGTTGATATAGCAGCTCTAAACAAAGGTGAAATTAAAGGAGAATATTTTTTCAAAGTTGAAGCAAAATTAGATTTCTCAGAAGTAAACCCTTCAAACTATAAAGCATTAATAATACCCGGAGGAAGAGCTCCTGAAGCTATAAGAGGAAATGAAAATGTTAAAAAAATAATAAAATATTTTGCGGATAATAATCTCACTATAGGAGCTATTTGCCATGGACAGCAAACTTTAATATCAGCAAAAGTTTTAGAAGGAAAAGATGCTACTTGCTATATAGGCATAAGAGATGATTTAATGAATGCTAAAGCTAATTATAAAGATGAAAAAGTAGTAGTATGCGGAAATATTGTTACTTCAAGATGTCCTGATGATTTACCATATTTCACTAAAGAGATAATCAAGAAACTAAAATAA